A single Lolium perenne isolate Kyuss_39 chromosome 6, Kyuss_2.0, whole genome shotgun sequence DNA region contains:
- the LOC127323224 gene encoding uncharacterized protein has protein sequence MLPADHLSRSTVAFPCLKTLSMLNMGMSDKDLDHLLAASPVLETLVLASPVRRFHLRSQSLRSVLVFLVGDFAVVDAPLLERLIFMKPLLNARAARPVTVKIASTTNLQVLGYMEPMFHKLQIDGNIIPPDTVASPSTVVPAVRTLALKVNFCVLEELKMVATLLRCFPNLSTLHIQSVPCDLSETAAAGEHHAQFWREVGPVQCVRSSVKRIVFHKFHGHQNEFEFLKFVAGDNALESLLLVSPKEKLLSEDEVNAMIDKLGCTRFRAWTSKVLQLSPEVENDWSPMKACKLTVSDPFR, from the exons ATGTTACCTGCCGACCACCTCTCCCGCAGCACAGTAGCATTTCCCTGCCTCAAGACGCTCAGCATGCTGAACATGGGCATGTCCGACAAGGACCTCGACCACCTGCTCGCCGCCAGCCCTGTCCTGGAGACCCTCGTGCTCGCTTCCCCCGTAAGGCGCTTCCATCTCCGCAGCCAGAGCCTCCGGTCCGTGCTGGTTTTTCTGGTGGGGGATTTCGCGGTGGTGGACGCGCCGCTCCTGGAGCGGCTCATCTTCATGAAGCCGCTGCTCAACGCTAGAGCTGCTCGTCCCGTGACGGTCAAGATTGCCTCCACCACTAACCTGCAGGTGCTCGGCTACATGGAACCCATGTTCCACAAGCTGCAGATCGATGGCAACATCATCCCA CCTGACACGGTCGCAAGTCCAAGCACCGTAGTTCCAGCCGTCAGGACATTGGCGCTCAAGGTGAACTTCTGTGTCCTAGAGGAGCTCAAGATGGTGGCCACCTTGCTCAGATGCTTCCCCAACTTGTCCACGCTGCACATCCAG TCTGTCCCGTGTGATCTGTCCGAAACTGCCGCTGCTGGGGAGCACCATGCCCAGTTCTGGCGGGAGGTCGGTCCAGTTCAATGCGTGAGATCAAGCGTCAAAAGAATCGTCTTCCACAAATTCCATGGACATCAAAATGAATTCGAATTCCTCAAATTTGTCGCGGGGGACAATGCGCTGGAGTCTTTGCTGCTCGTGTCGCCCAAGGAAAAACTTCTTTCGGAGGACGAGGTGAATGCGATGATAGACAAATTGGGATGTACACGGTTCAGAGCATGGACCTCTAAAGTCTTGCAACTGTCGCCTGAGGTTGAGAATGACTGGTCCCCCATGAAAGCGTGTAAGCTCACCGTCAGCGACCCTTTTCGCTGA